The following are encoded in a window of Alphaproteobacteria bacterium genomic DNA:
- a CDS encoding divalent metal cation transporter, with amino-acid sequence MRPPQRCGPGFAGRKRSSNALKPAELALGILTAVGGFVDVSELVFVSQAGSQFGYALVWVIALATVGIMVFGEMSGRVAAIAKQPVFNLMRHRLGLKWGLITLAASLFANTVTCAAEIGGVALLAHLFTGLPTALLAVAVTLVFVASIWFLPFKWIERVYGLLGLFMLVFGAALVAINPPWAEIAGGLVPQVPQGSPSHQLAYAYFAVAIISAVMFPYETYFYSSGAIEDEWGEKDLGTNRVTAIMGFALGSLLAVSLLALSAQLFGPRGISPEMLGTVALESAIPFGSTGLFIALLGMLFAISGAAIETCLANAYSVSQFFGWRWGRHRPPREAPRFTLCWIAVFAVALVLVLTGIEPIQLAEYAVVSSILVLPLTYLPLLLLAGDRRYMRRHANGALSKVLGWGYYALIVAAALAALPLYLITSGGQS; translated from the coding sequence GAGCTGGTCTTCGTCTCTCAGGCCGGATCGCAGTTCGGCTATGCGCTCGTCTGGGTGATCGCTCTCGCCACGGTCGGGATCATGGTCTTCGGCGAGATGAGCGGCCGGGTCGCGGCGATCGCCAAGCAGCCGGTGTTCAACCTGATGCGCCACCGGCTCGGCCTCAAATGGGGGCTGATCACCCTCGCCGCCTCGCTCTTCGCCAACACGGTCACCTGCGCGGCCGAGATCGGCGGAGTGGCCCTGCTCGCCCATCTCTTTACCGGGCTTCCGACGGCCCTGCTGGCGGTGGCCGTCACTCTGGTCTTCGTCGCCTCGATCTGGTTCCTGCCCTTCAAATGGATCGAGCGGGTCTACGGGCTGCTGGGATTGTTCATGCTCGTGTTCGGCGCCGCTCTGGTGGCGATAAATCCACCGTGGGCGGAGATCGCCGGCGGGCTTGTCCCGCAAGTCCCGCAGGGCAGCCCCTCGCACCAATTGGCCTATGCCTATTTCGCCGTGGCGATCATCAGCGCGGTCATGTTTCCCTACGAAACCTATTTCTACTCCTCGGGCGCGATCGAGGACGAATGGGGCGAGAAGGATCTCGGCACCAACCGGGTGACCGCGATCATGGGCTTCGCGCTCGGCTCGCTGCTGGCCGTTTCGCTCCTGGCGCTTTCGGCCCAATTGTTCGGCCCGCGGGGCATCTCCCCGGAGATGCTCGGCACCGTGGCTCTCGAATCCGCGATCCCGTTCGGATCCACCGGCCTGTTCATCGCCCTGCTCGGAATGCTGTTCGCGATCAGCGGCGCGGCGATCGAGACGTGTCTCGCCAACGCCTATTCGGTCAGCCAGTTCTTCGGCTGGCGCTGGGGCCGGCATCGCCCGCCGAGGGAGGCGCCGCGCTTCACCTTGTGCTGGATCGCCGTCTTCGCGGTGGCGCTCGTTCTGGTCCTCACCGGAATCGAGCCGATCCAGCTGGCCGAATATGCGGTCGTCAGCTCGATCCTCGTCCTGCCCCTCACCTATTTGCCGCTGCTTCTTCTCGCCGGCGACCGGCGCTACATGCGCCGGCACGCCAACGGGGCGCTGAGCAAGGTCCTGGGCTGGGGCTATTACGCGCTGATCGTCGCCGCAGCGCTCGCCGCGCTTCCGCTCTACCTGATCACCTCGGGGGGCCAATCGTGA